One window of the Natronomonas marina genome contains the following:
- a CDS encoding RPA family protein, whose amino-acid sequence MSGSAPGRREVAYRLFAAEFDDAEFSYSESDEERAPNYVVTPTGARVNRLFAVGVLTEVDDVNPEMVRGRVVDPTGAFVTYAGQYQPDALAFLERADPPTFVALSGKARTFEPDDDDVVYSSVRPESVNEVDAETRDRWVVTAADRTVERVGVVASAIEADLAGDQLRVALTEAGVDDRLADGVALAQDFYDTTPAYLGALRETALDAARVVAGELDEVGRLDAAPDEVGGPEAATAAELATLDLSGAPSPATAAAAADAGESSDTDAGTDPDDGGESMEVSEPDRDVEAGSTGETSEPATGADTATEPEAAAETEATGEPETATAAETETTAEPEFSESDAGDGSPETASTEPESESEPTAESAPDEGEEPGEFEPGEFDLDEETRREVEEEYGTEFSTADEVEEADIETPDPESDPEAVDAETDAAAEPESEPEPEPADGEAAEESGEESAGEVDLEDAVMAAMERVGDDEGADREELVAAVVDEHGVDPEAVEDAIQEALMSGRCYEPADGTLKAI is encoded by the coding sequence ATGAGCGGCTCCGCGCCCGGCCGCCGCGAGGTCGCCTACCGGCTGTTCGCCGCCGAGTTCGACGACGCGGAGTTCTCCTACAGCGAGAGCGACGAGGAGCGGGCGCCGAACTACGTCGTCACGCCGACCGGCGCCCGCGTCAACCGCCTCTTCGCCGTCGGCGTCCTCACGGAGGTCGACGACGTCAACCCGGAGATGGTCCGCGGCCGCGTCGTCGACCCGACGGGGGCGTTCGTCACCTACGCTGGCCAGTACCAGCCGGACGCCCTGGCGTTCCTCGAGCGGGCCGACCCCCCGACCTTCGTCGCGCTGTCGGGAAAGGCCCGGACCTTCGAGCCCGACGACGACGACGTCGTCTACTCGTCGGTCCGACCGGAGTCGGTGAACGAGGTCGACGCAGAGACGCGGGACCGCTGGGTCGTCACCGCCGCCGATCGGACCGTCGAGCGGGTCGGCGTCGTCGCCTCGGCCATCGAGGCCGATCTGGCCGGCGACCAGCTACGGGTCGCGCTGACCGAGGCGGGCGTCGATGACCGCCTCGCCGACGGCGTCGCCCTGGCGCAGGATTTCTACGACACGACGCCCGCCTACCTCGGCGCACTCCGGGAGACGGCGCTGGACGCCGCCCGCGTCGTCGCCGGCGAACTGGACGAGGTCGGACGGCTCGACGCCGCGCCGGACGAGGTCGGGGGACCGGAGGCCGCGACGGCGGCCGAACTGGCGACGCTTGACCTCTCCGGTGCGCCGTCGCCGGCGACGGCTGCCGCGGCCGCCGACGCCGGCGAGTCCTCGGATACGGATGCGGGAACGGACCCGGACGACGGAGGCGAATCCATGGAGGTCTCCGAACCCGACCGGGACGTCGAGGCCGGGTCGACCGGCGAGACATCGGAGCCAGCGACCGGGGCGGACACGGCGACGGAGCCGGAAGCGGCGGCGGAGACCGAAGCGACCGGGGAGCCGGAAACGGCGACGGCAGCGGAGACCGAGACGACCGCGGAGCCGGAGTTCTCCGAAAGCGACGCGGGTGATGGTTCGCCGGAGACGGCGTCCACGGAGCCCGAATCGGAGAGCGAGCCGACGGCGGAGTCGGCGCCCGACGAGGGCGAAGAGCCCGGCGAGTTCGAACCGGGCGAGTTCGACCTCGACGAGGAGACGAGACGGGAGGTCGAAGAGGAGTACGGGACGGAGTTCTCGACGGCCGACGAGGTCGAGGAGGCAGACATCGAGACGCCGGACCCCGAATCGGACCCGGAGGCCGTCGACGCCGAGACGGACGCCGCGGCCGAGCCCGAATCGGAGCCCGAACCGGAACCAGCCGACGGCGAGGCGGCCGAGGAGTCGGGCGAGGAATCGGCCGGCGAGGTCGACCTGGAGGACGCGGTGATGGCGGCCATGGAGCGGGTCGGGGACGACGAGGGCGCCGACCGCGAGGAACTGGTCGCCGCGGTCGTCGACGAGCACGGCGTCGACCCCGAGGCCGTCGAGGACGCCATCCAGGAGGCGCTGATGAGCGGCCGGTGTTACGAGCCCGCCGACGGGACGCTGAAGGCCATCTGA
- a CDS encoding metallophosphoesterase, translating to MLEPVPGEPAAVADCGPERALVVADYHAGLEVGLRAEGVEIRSHADERRESLLGLVTETGVDRVVFLGDLANAIGEPTGEERVELRDLLDVVTDRVPVTVTKGNHDGGVESVTDGFEDVAVVDGEGARVGDVGFCHGHTWPAETVLSAPTVCTAHEHPLVALEDEVGGRRTERVWLRGRLDPEGFPEYDHVGDRLVVCPAFNDLSGGTFVNEGDDFLSPFLPDGLADGQAYLLDGTRLGPYRTV from the coding sequence ATGCTCGAACCGGTCCCCGGCGAGCCCGCCGCGGTCGCCGACTGCGGGCCGGAACGGGCGCTGGTCGTCGCCGACTACCACGCGGGCCTGGAGGTCGGCCTCCGCGCCGAGGGCGTCGAGATACGGAGCCACGCCGACGAGCGCCGCGAGAGCCTGCTGGGGCTGGTGACCGAGACTGGGGTCGACCGGGTCGTCTTCCTCGGCGACCTCGCAAACGCCATCGGCGAACCGACCGGCGAGGAACGGGTCGAACTCCGGGATCTCCTGGACGTCGTGACCGACCGCGTCCCCGTCACGGTGACGAAGGGGAACCACGACGGCGGCGTCGAGTCGGTGACCGACGGCTTCGAGGACGTCGCGGTCGTCGACGGCGAGGGGGCGCGGGTCGGCGACGTCGGCTTCTGTCACGGCCACACCTGGCCCGCCGAGACGGTCCTTTCGGCACCGACCGTCTGTACGGCCCACGAGCATCCCCTCGTGGCGCTGGAAGACGAGGTGGGCGGCCGCCGGACCGAGCGGGTCTGGCTGCGCGGCCGCCTCGACCCCGAGGGCTTCCCCGAGTACGACCACGTCGGCGACCGTCTGGTGGTCTGTCCCGCCTTCAACGACCTCTCGGGCGGAACGTTCGTCAACGAGGGCGACGACTTCCTCTCGCCGTTCCTCCCGGACGGGCTGGCAGACGGCCAGGCGTACCTGCTCGACGGGACCCGCCTCGGGCCGTACCGGACGGTCTGA
- a CDS encoding bacterio-opsin activator domain-containing protein: MSIRRQESTSDPVVEIELLLSDETVPAIAASEAEGCRFELEEFIPRGDDNHVEYYSVVGGDPGAVAEMVAEHEAREADLLSRREDAGLLEVLVSGDSPAMLLAENGALPRRVTVEDGDMTIAAEVPSSHDASAAIEAFTDAYEDSRLLAQRQQSYFTPLFSHREFEEAIEEALTDRQREALQAAHEAGYYEWPRQITCQELADRLDVATPTYTEHLRTAEQKLIQLLFEDGTVSEPDG, translated from the coding sequence ATGTCTATCCGACGGCAGGAGTCGACCTCCGACCCGGTCGTAGAGATAGAGCTCCTGCTGTCGGACGAGACGGTCCCCGCCATCGCCGCCTCCGAGGCAGAGGGCTGCCGGTTCGAACTCGAGGAGTTCATCCCCCGTGGCGACGACAACCACGTCGAGTACTACAGCGTCGTCGGCGGCGATCCGGGGGCCGTCGCGGAGATGGTCGCCGAACACGAGGCCCGGGAGGCGGACCTCCTCAGTCGGCGCGAGGATGCCGGCCTGCTGGAGGTGCTCGTCTCCGGCGACAGCCCGGCGATGCTGCTCGCGGAGAACGGCGCGCTTCCACGGCGGGTCACGGTCGAGGACGGCGACATGACCATCGCCGCGGAGGTCCCCTCCTCGCACGACGCCTCGGCGGCGATCGAGGCGTTCACCGACGCCTACGAGGACTCGCGGCTGCTCGCCCAGCGCCAGCAGTCGTACTTCACGCCGCTTTTCAGCCACCGGGAGTTCGAGGAGGCCATCGAGGAGGCGCTCACCGACCGCCAGCGCGAGGCACTACAGGCCGCCCACGAGGCCGGCTACTACGAGTGGCCCCGCCAGATAACCTGCCAGGAACTGGCCGACCGACTCGACGTCGCCACGCCGACCTACACCGAACACCTCCGGACCGCCGAACAGAAGCTCATCCAGTTGCTCTTCGAGGACGGCACCGTCAGCGAACCCGATGGGTAG
- a CDS encoding DEAD/DEAH box helicase — translation MSDGTAAGMDAFAHLHPEVRAALSERGFTTPTEPQRAAIPALADGEDGLVVAPTGSGKTETAVLPVLSAIRDREHRFGVQALYVTPLRALNRDMRERLEWWGETLDVDIDVRHGDTTDYRRQQQTEDPPDVLVTTPETMQAMFTGEKLRRALADVDHVVVDEVHELAESKRGAQLTVGLEHLREHAGPFQRIGLSATVGDPAEVGRFLTGDRGCHVVEIEAGSNLAVEVRNPAVRPEDHETASELMTDPSVASHVRCIDEIVAANESTLVFVNTRQTAEGLGSRLKAHGTDVGIHHGSLSKTARIDVEDRFKDGDLDALLCTSSMELGIDVGRIDHVVQYSSPREVRRLLQRVGRAGHRRDEVSAGTVITTHPDDTFEALAIVDRAERGAVERAGIHHASLDTVANQVAGLLMGFGDLSAARAYDIVTRAYPFRNLPESDFKAVVRELSENRILWLEADEDRIEKSGGTWQYFYANLSMIPDEANYTVTDMASGRTVGTLAERFVVTFAGPGETFVQGGDMWRITEVDDEEEEVLVTPIEDPTGEVPSWVGQEIPVPHDVARRVGRIRGTADERFRAGADRATVAGELADRFPTDDHTVNEALEPLERQEAPMPTDERVVVEGYGRNVVVDAAFGHTINETLGRLLSALVGQRTGSSVALETDPYRIELEVPGGTTLGDVRELLEETDPDHVADLVELSLKNSDSLKFTLAQVAAKFGALKRWKGKGSGSSRFGKDRLLDALEDSPIYDEAVRVVLHEQLDVEGASRALARIQSGDLALETVGERTPVGRGGRSSGRELLAPENADASVVETVKERIQEDRVLLACLHCREWDRRQQVRRVADQPECPKCGSTRIAALNPWADEVLAAVRADERDEEAEKRTERAYRAASLVQSHGRKAVIALAARGVGPRNAAYIINNHREDETDFYRDILERERNYAKTKSFWD, via the coding sequence ATGAGCGACGGCACGGCCGCCGGCATGGACGCCTTCGCCCACCTGCACCCCGAGGTCCGGGCGGCGCTGTCCGAGCGCGGCTTCACGACGCCGACCGAGCCACAGCGGGCGGCGATTCCGGCCCTCGCCGACGGCGAGGACGGTCTCGTCGTCGCGCCGACCGGGTCGGGCAAGACCGAGACGGCCGTGCTGCCCGTCCTCTCGGCCATCCGCGACCGGGAGCACCGCTTCGGGGTGCAGGCGCTGTACGTGACGCCGCTTCGGGCGCTGAACCGCGACATGCGCGAGCGGCTGGAGTGGTGGGGCGAGACGCTCGACGTCGACATCGACGTCAGGCACGGCGACACGACCGACTACCGCCGCCAGCAACAGACCGAGGACCCGCCGGACGTGCTGGTGACGACGCCGGAGACGATGCAGGCGATGTTCACCGGCGAGAAACTCCGCCGGGCGCTCGCCGACGTCGACCACGTCGTCGTCGACGAGGTCCACGAACTCGCCGAGTCCAAGCGGGGCGCACAGCTGACGGTCGGTCTCGAACACCTCCGGGAGCACGCCGGCCCCTTCCAGCGAATCGGGCTGTCGGCGACGGTCGGCGACCCCGCGGAGGTCGGCCGCTTTCTCACCGGGGACCGGGGCTGTCACGTCGTCGAAATCGAGGCCGGCTCGAACCTCGCGGTCGAGGTGCGAAACCCGGCGGTGCGACCGGAGGACCACGAGACGGCGAGCGAACTGATGACCGACCCCTCGGTCGCCAGCCACGTCCGCTGTATCGACGAGATCGTCGCGGCCAACGAGTCGACGCTCGTGTTCGTCAACACCCGCCAGACCGCCGAGGGGCTCGGCTCGCGGCTGAAGGCCCACGGCACCGACGTCGGCATCCACCACGGCTCGCTGTCGAAGACCGCCCGCATCGACGTCGAGGACCGCTTCAAGGATGGCGACCTGGACGCCCTGCTGTGTACCTCCTCGATGGAACTCGGCATCGACGTCGGCCGCATCGACCACGTCGTCCAGTACTCGAGTCCCCGCGAGGTTCGGCGACTCCTCCAGCGGGTCGGCCGCGCCGGCCACCGCCGCGACGAGGTTTCCGCGGGGACGGTCATCACGACCCACCCCGACGACACCTTTGAGGCGCTGGCCATCGTCGACCGCGCCGAGCGCGGCGCCGTCGAACGGGCGGGCATCCACCACGCCAGCCTCGACACCGTCGCCAACCAGGTGGCGGGCCTGCTGATGGGCTTCGGCGACCTGTCGGCCGCCCGCGCCTACGACATCGTGACGCGGGCCTACCCGTTCCGAAACCTCCCCGAGAGCGACTTCAAGGCCGTCGTCCGGGAACTGTCGGAGAACCGTATCCTCTGGCTGGAGGCAGACGAGGACCGCATCGAGAAGTCCGGCGGCACCTGGCAGTACTTCTACGCGAACCTCTCGATGATACCCGACGAGGCCAACTACACGGTGACGGACATGGCCTCCGGCCGGACCGTCGGCACGCTCGCCGAGCGGTTCGTCGTCACCTTCGCCGGTCCCGGCGAGACGTTCGTCCAGGGCGGCGACATGTGGCGCATCACCGAGGTCGACGACGAGGAGGAGGAGGTGCTGGTCACCCCCATCGAGGACCCGACAGGGGAGGTGCCCTCCTGGGTCGGCCAGGAGATACCGGTCCCCCACGACGTGGCCCGGCGCGTCGGACGAATCCGCGGCACGGCCGACGAGCGGTTCCGGGCGGGCGCCGACCGGGCCACGGTCGCGGGAGAACTCGCCGACCGGTTCCCGACCGACGACCACACCGTGAACGAGGCCCTGGAACCGCTGGAGCGCCAGGAGGCGCCGATGCCGACCGACGAGCGGGTCGTCGTCGAGGGGTACGGCCGCAACGTCGTCGTCGACGCCGCCTTCGGCCACACGATAAACGAGACGCTCGGTCGCCTGCTGTCGGCGCTCGTCGGCCAGCGGACGGGGTCGTCGGTCGCCCTCGAGACCGACCCCTACCGCATCGAACTGGAGGTGCCCGGCGGGACGACGCTGGGCGACGTCCGGGAGTTGCTCGAGGAGACCGACCCCGACCACGTCGCCGACCTCGTCGAGTTGAGCCTCAAGAACTCCGACTCGCTGAAGTTCACGCTGGCACAGGTCGCCGCCAAGTTCGGTGCCCTGAAGCGCTGGAAGGGCAAGGGCTCGGGCAGCAGTCGCTTCGGGAAGGACCGCCTGCTCGACGCCCTGGAGGACAGCCCCATCTACGACGAGGCGGTCCGGGTCGTCCTCCACGAGCAACTGGACGTCGAGGGCGCCAGCCGGGCCCTGGCCCGCATCCAGTCGGGCGACCTCGCCCTGGAGACGGTCGGCGAGCGCACCCCCGTCGGCCGCGGCGGGCGCTCCTCGGGCCGGGAACTGCTCGCGCCCGAGAACGCCGACGCCTCGGTCGTCGAGACGGTCAAGGAGCGCATCCAGGAGGACCGCGTCCTGCTCGCCTGCCTGCACTGCCGGGAGTGGGACCGCCGCCAGCAGGTCCGCCGCGTCGCCGACCAGCCGGAGTGTCCCAAGTGCGGGTCGACCAGAATCGCGGCGCTGAACCCCTGGGCCGACGAGGTGCTCGCGGCGGTCCGGGCCGACGAGCGCGACGAGGAGGCCGAAAAGCGGACCGAACGCGCCTACCGGGCCGCCAGCCTCGTCCAGAGCCACGGCAGGAAGGCCGTCATCGCCCTGGCCGCCCGGGGGGTCGGCCCGCGCAACGCCGCCTACATCATCAACAACCACCGCGAGGACGAGACCGACTTCTACCGGGACATCCTCGAACGGGAGCGCAACTACGCGAAGACCAAGTCGTTCTGGGACTAG
- a CDS encoding polymer-forming cytoskeletal protein, translated as MERSRAQTSPLAIVILVGIVVTGATTVVLFGGGLIESLSTTADTERAGQEMSHLASESAAVALGGSRQRRVTFDASGGKLTVDDEASWICVRNGTTSDREFILPESGAADENCGEAKTHMGTVFYETDAGTVAYEGGGVWTREGDGGSRMVSPPEFHYRESTLTLPVVTVEGELNTGGSEVELLAEAGETERVEDINNPLNGSSGRVYVTVHSNYYEAWGEFVAERTDGEVVELDHDDRTVTVELVVPSPPTVENAIYASSDGGNAATVDSGLVDSYDSSDPPPRYQPPNHAGSSGSVVTDGGISLEDTVRGNVYSVRQGGKISVDSGTVEGDVHGQRRVKLDGSEVTGSVYADENVTLDSSSVDGDIHTQDAVDLDTVDVDGDIYADDGLVLDDDDGAVDVAGEVHTDGSAVIDSARFGDTVYVEGNVTADEARFEEEVHVTGTLKQADESSFDDDVYVDGDVGKIAGSDGDPTDVEGSVHVTGDAEISELTITGDLHVGGKLICDGESEIQGDLYVDDAQMTSECPPSDGAPNPVAPDDSDAPDATETPEEPVVDPPAVELPPEEEFEELPDDCHANGNPDNEAIIIDDGRTCELDPGEYDVSQVSVDSGTLDISTEGAGKKVELYVGGDVSISESANVETGDSGHQNATEFEMNVYDEEASVSLSSNVTGVVNAPGTKVDIDDGANVFGAVIADKVQTDGGGGVHYDEALSGRTVGDGQGDVPTVRYLHVTTNEIEFER; from the coding sequence ATGGAACGAAGCAGGGCACAGACCAGCCCGCTCGCCATCGTCATCCTCGTCGGCATCGTCGTCACGGGTGCGACGACCGTCGTGCTGTTCGGCGGTGGGCTGATCGAGAGCCTATCGACTACCGCCGACACCGAGCGGGCCGGACAGGAGATGAGCCACCTGGCCTCCGAGTCCGCCGCGGTCGCACTCGGCGGGAGTCGGCAGCGCCGAGTCACCTTCGACGCCTCCGGCGGGAAACTCACCGTCGACGACGAGGCCTCCTGGATATGCGTCCGCAACGGGACGACGTCCGACCGGGAGTTCATACTGCCCGAAAGCGGCGCCGCCGACGAGAACTGCGGCGAAGCCAAGACGCATATGGGAACGGTGTTCTACGAGACGGACGCCGGGACGGTCGCCTACGAGGGCGGCGGCGTCTGGACTCGCGAGGGCGACGGGGGCAGCCGGATGGTGTCCCCCCCGGAGTTCCACTACCGGGAGAGTACCCTGACGCTGCCCGTCGTCACCGTCGAGGGCGAGTTGAACACGGGCGGTTCCGAGGTGGAGTTGCTCGCGGAGGCGGGCGAGACCGAGCGGGTCGAAGACATAAACAACCCGCTGAACGGCTCCAGCGGGCGCGTCTACGTGACCGTCCACAGCAACTACTACGAGGCGTGGGGCGAGTTCGTCGCCGAGCGGACCGACGGCGAGGTCGTCGAGTTGGACCACGACGACCGGACCGTGACCGTCGAACTGGTCGTCCCGTCGCCGCCGACCGTCGAGAACGCCATCTACGCCAGCAGCGACGGCGGCAACGCGGCCACCGTCGACAGCGGTCTCGTCGACAGCTACGACTCCAGCGACCCGCCGCCGAGGTACCAGCCCCCGAACCACGCCGGCTCCTCGGGCTCGGTCGTGACGGACGGGGGTATCAGCCTCGAGGACACCGTCCGGGGGAACGTCTACAGCGTCCGGCAGGGCGGCAAGATCTCGGTCGACAGCGGCACCGTCGAGGGCGACGTCCACGGTCAGCGGCGGGTGAAACTCGACGGTAGCGAGGTCACCGGGAGCGTCTACGCCGACGAGAACGTCACCCTCGACAGCAGCAGCGTCGACGGCGACATACACACTCAGGACGCCGTCGACCTCGACACCGTGGACGTCGACGGCGACATCTACGCCGACGACGGTCTCGTCCTCGACGACGACGACGGCGCCGTCGACGTCGCCGGCGAGGTCCACACCGACGGGTCGGCAGTCATCGACTCGGCCAGGTTCGGCGACACCGTGTACGTCGAGGGGAACGTGACCGCCGACGAGGCCCGTTTCGAGGAGGAGGTCCACGTCACCGGCACGCTCAAACAGGCCGACGAGAGCAGTTTCGACGACGACGTCTACGTCGACGGCGACGTGGGGAAAATCGCGGGTAGCGACGGCGACCCCACTGACGTCGAGGGGTCGGTCCACGTCACCGGTGACGCCGAAATAAGCGAGTTGACCATCACCGGCGACCTCCACGTCGGGGGAAAGCTCATCTGTGACGGCGAATCGGAGATACAGGGCGACCTCTACGTCGACGACGCGCAGATGACCAGCGAGTGCCCCCCGAGCGACGGCGCGCCGAACCCCGTCGCGCCCGACGACTCCGACGCCCCGGACGCGACCGAGACGCCCGAGGAACCGGTCGTCGACCCGCCGGCCGTCGAGTTGCCGCCCGAAGAGGAGTTCGAGGAGCTGCCCGACGACTGCCACGCGAACGGGAACCCGGACAACGAGGCCATCATCATCGACGACGGCAGGACGTGCGAACTCGACCCCGGCGAGTACGACGTCTCGCAGGTCTCGGTCGACAGCGGGACACTCGACATCAGCACGGAAGGCGCCGGGAAAAAGGTCGAACTGTACGTCGGCGGCGACGTCTCGATCAGCGAGAGCGCGAACGTCGAGACCGGCGACTCGGGCCACCAGAACGCCACCGAGTTCGAGATGAACGTCTACGACGAGGAGGCGTCGGTCTCGCTGTCCTCGAACGTGACCGGCGTCGTCAACGCGCCGGGGACGAAGGTGGACATCGACGACGGCGCCAACGTCTTCGGGGCGGTCATCGCCGACAAGGTCCAGACCGACGGCGGCGGGGGCGTCCACTACGACGAGGCCCTCTCCGGGCGGACCGTCGGCGACGGCCAGGGCGATGTCCCGACGGTCAGGTACCTCCACGTCACGACGAACGAGATCGAGTTCGAGAGATAG
- a CDS encoding AAA family ATPase: MDRRVTLTVKGAEKRDAGRGVARLPESARRALGVLSGDTVVIEGERPTVSKVWPASGEEGIVRIDAETRANAGVNVGETVRVEQISVAEAERVLVELPAVGDDDLAETVAADLRDRPLQAGEQVRLERPGVRATVVETTPDGTVRVTDRTTVRVRQVADPPTGASDSPTGVEEGASDDAGTAPEPATDATYEDIGGLDEELEQVREMIELPLSEPELFRKLGIDPPSGVLLYGPPGTGKTLIAKAVANEVDARFEVIDGPEIVSKYKGESEEKLREIFERAVEAAPAVVFIDEIDSIAGARDDDADMENRVVAQLLTLMDGLDAREQVIVIGATNRVDTIDPALRRGGRFDREIEIGVPDEAGRREILDVHARGMPLADDVDLDDLAARTYGFVGADIHSLSTEAAMRALRDREDREELLVRRSDFEAALAAVDPSAMREYVAETPEVSFEDVGGLEEAKQVLTEAVEWPLAYGPLFETTNTEPPSGVLLYGPPGTGKTLLARALAGESDVNFVSVAGPELLDKYVGESEKAVREVFDRARQAAPAIVFFDEIDAIAGVRGEASEASERVVSQLLTELDGLAENPNLVVLAATNRRESLDPALLRPGRLESHVEVPAPDRAARREILEVHARGKPLADDVDLAALADDTEGLSGAQLEALLREASMRAIRELATDLGPAAAADRADEVEIRAEHVAAALESVRE, from the coding sequence ATGGACCGGCGGGTTACGCTGACGGTGAAGGGCGCCGAAAAGCGGGACGCGGGACGGGGCGTCGCGCGGCTGCCGGAGTCCGCACGCCGTGCGCTCGGCGTCCTGAGCGGCGACACCGTCGTCATCGAGGGCGAGCGGCCGACCGTCTCGAAGGTCTGGCCCGCCAGCGGCGAGGAGGGCATCGTCCGCATCGACGCCGAGACCCGCGCCAACGCCGGCGTGAACGTCGGCGAAACGGTGCGAGTCGAGCAGATATCGGTCGCCGAGGCCGAACGGGTACTCGTCGAGTTGCCGGCGGTCGGCGACGACGATCTGGCGGAGACGGTCGCGGCCGACCTCCGGGACCGGCCGTTGCAGGCCGGCGAACAGGTGCGGCTGGAGCGTCCCGGCGTCCGGGCGACGGTCGTCGAGACGACCCCCGACGGGACCGTCCGGGTCACCGACCGGACGACCGTCCGGGTTCGTCAGGTGGCCGACCCGCCGACGGGGGCGTCCGACTCGCCGACGGGAGTCGAGGAGGGCGCGTCCGACGACGCCGGGACCGCACCGGAGCCGGCGACCGACGCGACCTACGAGGACATCGGCGGTCTCGACGAGGAACTGGAGCAGGTCAGGGAGATGATCGAACTGCCGCTGTCGGAGCCGGAGCTGTTCCGGAAGCTCGGTATCGACCCGCCCTCGGGAGTGCTGTTGTACGGCCCGCCGGGGACCGGCAAGACGCTCATCGCCAAGGCCGTCGCCAACGAGGTCGACGCGCGTTTCGAGGTCATCGACGGCCCGGAGATCGTCTCGAAGTACAAGGGCGAAAGCGAGGAGAAGCTCCGGGAGATCTTCGAACGGGCGGTCGAGGCCGCGCCCGCCGTCGTCTTCATCGACGAAATCGACTCCATCGCCGGCGCCCGCGACGACGACGCCGACATGGAGAACCGCGTCGTCGCGCAACTACTGACCCTGATGGACGGGCTGGACGCCCGCGAACAGGTCATCGTCATCGGCGCGACCAACCGGGTCGACACCATCGACCCTGCGCTGCGGCGGGGCGGTCGCTTCGACCGCGAGATCGAGATCGGCGTCCCCGACGAGGCCGGCCGCCGGGAGATACTCGACGTCCACGCCCGGGGGATGCCGCTCGCCGACGACGTCGACCTCGACGACCTCGCGGCCCGGACCTACGGCTTCGTCGGTGCCGACATCCACTCGCTGTCGACGGAGGCCGCCATGCGGGCGCTCCGTGACCGCGAGGACCGCGAGGAACTGCTCGTCCGGCGGTCGGACTTCGAGGCGGCCCTCGCGGCCGTCGATCCTTCGGCGATGCGGGAGTACGTCGCCGAGACGCCGGAGGTCTCCTTCGAGGACGTCGGCGGTCTGGAGGAAGCCAAGCAGGTGCTGACCGAGGCCGTCGAGTGGCCGCTGGCCTACGGCCCGCTGTTCGAGACGACCAACACCGAACCGCCCTCGGGGGTGCTTTTGTACGGCCCGCCGGGGACCGGCAAGACGCTGCTTGCGCGGGCGCTAGCCGGCGAGAGCGACGTCAACTTCGTCAGCGTCGCCGGGCCCGAACTGCTGGACAAGTACGTCGGCGAGTCCGAGAAGGCCGTCCGGGAGGTGTTCGACCGCGCCCGGCAGGCCGCGCCGGCCATCGTCTTCTTCGACGAGATAGACGCCATCGCCGGCGTCCGGGGCGAGGCCAGCGAGGCCAGCGAACGGGTCGTCTCCCAGCTCCTGACCGAACTCGACGGGCTGGCGGAGAACCCGAACCTGGTCGTGCTGGCGGCGACGAACCGCCGGGAGTCGCTGGACCCCGCGCTGTTGCGGCCGGGCCGGCTCGAGTCCCACGTCGAGGTGCCCGCCCCCGACCGGGCGGCCCGCCGGGAAATCCTCGAGGTCCACGCCCGGGGGAAGCCGCTGGCCGACGACGTCGACCTCGCTGCACTGGCCGACGACACCGAGGGGCTCTCCGGTGCACAACTGGAGGCGTTGCTCCGGGAGGCGTCGATGCGGGCGATACGGGAACTGGCGACGGACCTCGGCCCGGCGGCGGCCGCCGACCGTGCCGACGAGGTCGAGATACGAGCCGAGCACGTCGCGGCTGCCCTCGAGAGCGTCCGGGAGTAG
- a CDS encoding DUF7128 family protein: MVATTERDGTTWYECEKCGMLFDDQTDARQHEENCDSEDPSYIQ, from the coding sequence ATGGTCGCCACCACCGAGCGGGACGGGACGACGTGGTACGAGTGCGAGAAGTGCGGGATGCTGTTCGACGACCAGACGGACGCCAGACAGCACGAGGAAAACTGCGACTCCGAGGACCCGAGCTACATCCAGTAG